The following nucleotide sequence is from Immundisolibacter sp..
TATTCGAGCGCCTGCGTCTGCTGCTGGACTGCGCGCCTTCGCTGACGGCACAGCGCCGCATCGACGTACTCCTGGCCGAAGCCACCCTGCACTCCCCCGGCTTCACGCTGCGGGGCGGAACCAACGAAATTCTGCGCGGCGTCGTGGCGCGCGCCCTGGGGCTAAGATGAGCGATGACACAAGACAGATGCTGCTGGATACCCTGGAACGGGTGCTGGCTGATCATTGCACCGCCGAGCGGGTCCAGGCGGTCGACGCCGTCGGTTTCGACCCAGACCTGTGGCAGGTGCTTGAAGAGCTTGGCTTTACCGTCGCCGCGGTGAGCGAAGCCTCCGGCGGCAGTGCACTGGGCATGGCCGACTTGTGTGCACTGCTGCGCCTGTGTGGCCGCCATTGCGCGCCGGTGCCGTTGGCCGAGAGTGCCGTACTCGCCGCCTGGCTGCTGGCCGGCGCCGGCCAGGCGGTGCCCAGCGGAGTGCTTGCCTTCGCCAGTGCCAACAGCCGCGACCTCGAAATAACTCAGCAGAACAACGGCCTTCGCCTGCATGGCGTTCTGCCGCGAGTGGCAGCGGCCCGTCACGCAGCCAGTGTCCTGGTGCTGCTGGAGCGGGACGGACAAACACAGGTGACTCAGCTTGGTCCGCAGGATTACCGCCTGGAACCAGGGGACAATCTGGCCGGTGAGGCGCGCGACGACTTGCATATCGACACCATTATCGCCACCGACCGAATGTACCGTGCTCCCGCCGGAATCACTGCCGCTTCGATCCACGAGCGGGCCGCGCTGGCGCGCGCAGCGCTGATGAGCGGCGCGCTCGAACGGACCCTGCAACAGTCGCTGGATTACGCCCGTGAGCGCAAACAGTTCGGCCGCGCGCTGGCGGCCTTCCAGGCTATTCAGCAGCAACTTGCCATCCTGGCCGGGGAAGTAGCCGCGGCCTGCGCGGCGGTGGACCACGCGGCCCTGGTGGCGGACTTTGGCGTCGCAACCGATGAAATCGCGGTAGCCAAGATCCGGGCTGGTAAAGCAGCCGGCCTGGCCTGTCGTATCGCCCACCAGGTGCACGGTGCCATGGGCTTCACCCAGGAATACTCGCTACAGCACGCAACCCGCCGCCTGTGGGCCTGGCGCGACGAAAACGGCAGCGAGGCGGCCTGGGCCAGACAGTTCGGACGACGGCTGGCCAGCGCCGGTGCCGACGCGCTGTGGCCGCTCACTACGGCGAGCGGCACAGCCGTGGCAGACTGACCGACAGCTGGCTCGCTACGGCCGACCGGCTTCAGGAACCAACAAACCTACAGCAGACCCGCGCCCCGAGCTGGGCACCGAGGAGGACGCACGGTGGAACTGAACATTCGCTTACTGCTGCAACGGGCGGCGCAGTATTTCCCGGACAACGAGATCGTCACGCGGCTGCCCGACGGCGGTTTGCACCGTTACACCTACCGCGACCTGAACGAGCGCGCGCATCGCCTGGCAAGCCGCCTGGCCTCCCTGGGCGTGCGGCCGGGCGACAAGGTCGCCACCTTTGCCTGGAATACCTACCGGCATTTCGAGTTGTACTTTGCCCTGCCTTGCGCCGGCACCGTGCTGCACACCGTCAACCTGCGTCTGGCGGACGAACACGTGGCGTACATCCTCAACCACAGCGCGGATACGGCGATCTTCGTGGATCCCGACCTGCTGCCAACGCTGGAGCGTATCGCCGATCAGCTGAAAACGATCAAGGCCTTCGTGGTGCTGGCGGACCAGGCACCGCCTACCAGCCTGCCGAATGTGATCGCCTACGAGGATCTGATTCGCGCCGGGGATCCCGATTTCCCATTCAACGAACTGCCGGAGCGTACGCCGGCCGGCATGTGCTACACCTCCGCCACCACCGGCATGCCCAAGGGCGTGCTGTACAGCCACCGCGATATTTACCTGCACACCATTACCGAGTGCTTGGGCGATGTGCTGGACATCCGGGAGCGCGACACCATTTTGCCGGTGGTGCCGATGTTCCACGCCAATGCCTGGGGACTGCCATTTGCCGCCGCCTGCATGGGTAGCAAGATGGTGCTGCCGGGCGAGCGCCCGCATGCGCCGGCCATTCTTGACCTGATACAGAGCGAGCGAGTCACGTTTGCCGCTGCCGCGGTGAGTATCGGCATCGACATGATCACCGAGCTGAAACGCATCCCACGCGATCTGTCCACCGTGCGCGGCCTCATGCTCGGCGGTTCAGCCACCCCAGCAGCTGTGATGGAGTTTTACCTCAAGGAGTTCGACTTCCCCATCTACACCGCCTGGGGCTCTACCGAGATGACCCCGCTGGCGACCTGCGTGCATATCCGCCGCGAGGATCTGGACAAACCACCGCAGGCGCACATCCCCACCCGCATCCGCCAGGGCATTCCCTGCCCCGGCACGGAACTCAAAGTACTGGACGACGCCGGCAACCCCGTGCCATGGGACGACCAGGCAGTCGGCGAGATATACGTGCGTACGCCGTGGAGCACCACCGAGTACTACCACGACGACCGCAGCCGCGACGGCTTTGTCGACGGGTTCTGGAAAAGCGGCGATATGTCGGCGGTCGACGCCAACGGCGTGCTGCGCCTGGTGGACAGGGCCAAGGACCTGATCAAGAGTGGCGGCGAGTGGATCTCGTCGGTGGACCTCGAGAACGCGCTTATGTCCCACCCGCAGGTGCGCGAGGCGGCCGTGGTGGCAGCGCCGGATGCCAAATGGCTGGAGCGGCCCTGCGCCTACGTAGTCGCACAGGATGGCAGCCCACCCACCGCGACCGAGTTGCGCGCCTGGCTGGAACCGCGGTTTGCCAAGTGGTGGCTGCCGGACCACTACCTGGTGGTCGATGCCATCCCCAAGACCGGCGTTGGCAAGATCAACAAGCGCGCCCTGCGCGAGCGGGTCGAACAAGACCTTCTCCAGGCCGGCGCGGCCTGACCCAGAATCCCATCAGCGACAATACGACCGAGGAGTAATCATGCGCGGCATCAAGATTCGCCCCCTGCACCATGGCAACATGCACGCCGACCTGGAGCTGCTGGTCACCGGCCACCCGGACTTGATGCTCACCAAGACCAGCCACGTCAAAAACAAGGTGTGGTGCGAAGTGCCGTCGTTTACCTTCCTGATCGACCATCCGGACGGGCGCATCCTGTTCGACGCCAGCATCCACCGCCACTGGGAAGACCAGTGGCTGCCCGGCTACAAGGAACTGGCGCCGTACGACGACTACACCGAAGAACAGCTGTTGGAGAACACGCTCAAGCGCAACCAGCTGGGGCCGGAGGACATCGACTACGTGTTCCTGAGCCACCTGCACGTGGACCATGCCGGCAACGCCAAGCTGTGGAACAACACTCCCTCCACCAGGATGCTGGTGCATCAGGACGAGTACGCAGCAGCGGCCAACATGCCCCACGACGAGCATTTCTTCCTGCGCTGCGACTACGATGTGCCGGGCTTGAGGTTCACCACCCTGTCAGGCGACACGGAGATCCTCAAGGACGTGCACGCGATCTCCGCGCCCGGCCACACCGCCGGCACCATGGCGCTGATGGTGCACCTGGAGCACGCCGGCACGGTTATCCTGACCTCGGATGCCTGTTACATGAAAGACAGCTACGACCATGAAACCGGATCGATCATTTCGAACGACCTGGTGCGCTGGAAGCACTCGCTGCACAAGCTGAAGATGCTGGCCCGCGCCCACCACGCGTGTGTGATGCCCGGTCACGATCACAAGCTGTGCCACGAAGGCGAAACGCCGCTGCGGGCAGAGGAGAAGCTGCGCATCGGCGGCAGTTACGACTGAAGTTTTTAACGCACAGGGGCACCGCCCCATCACCATAGCGAGGACGCATTCGTGAAGTTCATTCTGTTTTACCTGCCGTCGGTCGGCACCATCGCCCAGACCCGCAAGGGCATGGCCGGCATCAACTCGCAGAACTATCAGAACATGTTGTGGCAGGTCAGCGAGCAGATCAAATTCGCCGACCGGGCCGGCTTCTGGGGCGCTGCCTTCACCGAGCACCATTTCCATATCGAAGGCATCGAACAATCCAACAACCCGATCCTGCTGGACCTGTACTTCGGCATGCAAACCACGCGCATTCGCCTGGGTCAGATGGCGAACGTGCTGCCGTTCCATAACCCGCTGCGCCTGGCCGAAGACCTGGCCATGCTGGACCAGATGCTGCAAGGGCGAACCTTCATCGGCTTTGCGCGCGGCTACCAGAAGCGCTGGGCCGACGTGCTGGGCCAGACCTACGGCGTGGGCGGCACCATGTCCGACAAGTCCGAGGTCGACAAGAAGAACCGCAACCTGTTCATGGAGCACTACGAGATCATCAAGAAGGCGTGGACCACCGACGTGTTCAACCACCGTTCCGAGCACTGGACCATCCCGCCGGATAACCTGAAGTTCGGCCACAAAGTGGTCGACCAGTTCGGCAAGGGCCAGAACGCGGACGGCATCATCACCGAGATTGGCATCGCCCCGAAGACGTTCCAGAAACCGCACCCGCCCATCTTTCAGCCGTTCTCATTTAGCGAGGACACGTTCCGCTTTTGTGCTCGCGAGGCCATCGCGCCGTTTGCGCTGTCCACCTGCGATGAGACCCTGCACGACCTGTTCACCATCTACCGCGAGGAAGCCGCCAAAGCCGGGCACAACTTCGCGCATGGCCAGAACATCGGCATTTTCCGCGACGCGCTGGTACTGGACGACGCGGCCGAGGCACACCGCTACGCCGCCACCGCCAATGGCTTTGTGTGGCCGGAGTGGTTTGCACCGATCGGCTTCAACGAAGCCTTCCGCAAGAAAGGCCAGACCGGTAAGATCGGCCCGGAGTGCGACTACAACTACCTGAACGAGAACGGCTTCGAGTTCGTCGGCAACCCGGATCAGGTCAACCGGCAAATCGAGAACATGGTGAAGCTGCATAACCCGGAATACTTCCTCATGTGGCAGTACCCAGGCCCGATCCCGCACCACATCCAGATGCGCAATCTGGAGCTGTGGGCCACGGAAATCCTGCCGAACTGGCAGGACTGACCCGCTCGCCAGCCGGGCAGTCGGCCAGCCACAAAATGCCGGGCACCTCGCCCGGCATTTTTTTTCGTCCACGAAACCACTCTTTAACAATGGCGTGCGTTAACCGCTCACGTCCCTGTTGCCTCTCGGCGCCGACTGGCTGCCAACAGATTCATGAACAAGGCACCCTGTTCCAGCGCGTCATCAAGTGCGACATGAGTATGCGGCAGGGTAGGGTCAAACCACTCGCGCGGCATGTGATGTTTGGTGGTTTGGCGAAACTCGCGACCCAGCACCGCCATGGCGAAACTGCTGATATCGATGGCCGAGAATCCGAACGGGTTGTCCCTGGCAAAGCGGACCAGATACCAGCCGACAAACATGAAATCGAACGTCACCGGATAACCGACGAATACCGGCCGGCCCGGCAGCGCCCGCAGCCAGGCGGCGTACTCGGGCATCGCCTGAGCCGGTGCGCGCAAATCGCGGCGACACGCTTCCCAGGCGAGCGGTTGCTGTGCCCAGAACTGCGCGGTACTCGGGTCCATCCCGGCCCCAGGCAAGGTTTCGAAGTTTGCACTCCAGGTGCCAAGCAGGCGGCCATCCGACAGATAGGCCGCCGAACCCAGGCTCAGCATGGAGTTCTCACCGGGCATGAAGCCATCGGTTTCGATGTCCGTACTGACGTAAATTTCCGCCATGGCGGCGTTACTCGTCGCCGCGGGGCTCCAGGCTCAGCGACAGGGAGTTGATGCAGTACCGCAGCCCGGTCGGCTGCGGCCCGTCGGGAAATACGTGGCCAAGATGCGAGCCGCAGTGGGCACAGAGCACCTCCACCCGATGCATGCCGTGGGCGTGGTCCTCCTCGGTCGCCACCGCGTCAGGATTCGCCGGATCCCAGAAACTCGGCCAGCCACTGCCCGAGTCGAACTTGGTCGCCGAATCGAACAATGCCTCGCCGCAGCCGGCACACAGATATGTGCCAGGGGTCTTGTCGTTCCAGTAAGCGCCGGTGAAGGCCCGCTCAGTGCCTTTCTGACGGCACACCTGATATTGCTCCGGACTCAGGCGCGCGCGCCAGTCTGCGTCGGTTTTCGGGATTTCCTTGCTCACGCTATGACCTCGGTGAATATGGGGTTGGCAGGTATAGACCATTGAACCAGATCGTGGTCGCGGCTGAAATCAGGTGCTCCGGCACAACAGGGACGGCTTGCGCGTTCGTTGGCTCATTTGCTGAGCCAAATCAAACGACGGCTGGCCGATCCAGACAATAGGCAGCACCATCGACCGGTGACTGCCGGGCGGTGATCAGCGCACTGACAAGCGCCGCCGAGGCCGGCGCCAGGGTCAAACCACTGCGGTAGTGGCCAGCGCTCACGTAGACGTTTTCGATCTGCGGGTGGCGGCCGATGTAGGGCGTGCCATCCGGGCTGCCCGGGCGCAGGCCCGCCCAGTGCGCAACCTGCGGCGTCCCAGCCAGCGCCGGCACCAGCCGGGCGGCGGCTGCGCGCAGCGTGACGGCGGCGCCGGGCGAAGGCGTCTTGTCGAAGCCGGAATGCTCGACCGTGCTGCCAACCAGCAGCAAACCGTCGCGACGCGGCACGAGGTAGTGATCTTCTGCCAGAACTACGTGGCGGATCAGCCCGGGCTCTGTTTGCAGCGCAAGGATCTGCCCGCGCACCGGCTGGATTGGCAGGTCCAGGCCACAGGCACGCAGCAGTTCGCCGCTCCAGGCGCCGGCCGCGACCAGCAGCACATCGACCGACCGGCGACCGTGGCGGGTGTCGAGCGCCACGATTCGGTCGTTGCGTTGCACGAAGCCGAGTACCTCATGCTGCTCTTCGAAGACCACCCCGGCCTTTTGTAAAGCTATGCGCAGAGCGCGCATCAGGCGCGGGTTGCGGACTTGCGCGACCTGCGGCAGCAGCAGGCCACTGGCGTGCGGTGCCAGAGCGGGTTCGGCGCGGCGCATCGCGGCGGCGGCGAGTTCTTCCAGCGGCACCTCCCAGCGGCTGGCCCAGGCCCGGGCCACGTGAGCATCCGGGCATTCCGGCAGCAACAAGCCGCTGACATGCAATTGCGGGTCGATGCCGGATTCGGCAGCCAGGGTGGCGGCCAGGTCCGGATACGCCCGCTGACTCCACAGGCTCAGCGGCTGCACGGCATCCGGCTGGCGCCAGGGGTGTAACGGCGACAGGATGCCACTGCCGGCCCAGGACGACTCGCGGCCGATCTGACCACGGTCGAGCACGCTCACGTCCAGGCCCGCCGCGCGCAATTCGCGCGCCGCCAGCAGGCCGATGACACCGCCACCGACGACGGTTACGTGGGCCACGTCAATCGGCGGGCGGCACGTAGCCTTCAGGCTTGCTGGCACCGTCGCCAAACAGGAATTTCTCCATCTCCTGCTCCAGGAAGCGGCGCGCCTCGGGGTCGATCAGGGACAGGCGATTTTCGTTGATGAGCATGGTCTGGTGTGCCTGCCAGGTCTGCCAGGCCTCGCGGGACACCTGCTCAAAAATGCGCGCCCCCAGCGGTCCGGGATAGGGCTGGCGATCCAGGCCCTCGGCTTCGCGGCCGAGGATCACGCAGTTAACGGTACGCATGGGATTCTCCAGGAGGTCAGATGTCAGACTGCCAGCAGACGCCGGACCGGCGCCGCCAGGCCAAGACGCGGGGGCTTGATCGGGTTATACCAAAGGCGCTCCGGGGCGTCCAAAACAGCGCTGGCCTGGGTGACCGGGCATTCGAGCGGCGTGATGTGCAGCCGAAAATGGCTGAACGTGTGGACAAAATCCTCCCCGGCCCGCACCGCGCCGGGCAGCAGGCCGTACTGCCGCTGGCACCAGTCGACCAGGGCGTCCTGATCGCCCTCATATTGCGGCAGCGACCACAGACCGCCCCAGACGCCGGCCGGCGGGCGGCGTTCCAGCAGTACGCTACCGTCTTCGCGGCGCAGCAGTAGCAGGCAGGCCCGGCGCTGCGGCAACTGGCGCTTCGGACGCGATTGCGGGAAGTCAGCTACCGACCCGGCAGCTCGCGCCAGGCAGTCGGTGCTGACCGGACAGTCAGCGCACCGGGGCCGGGCACGGGTACAGACGAGCGCCCCCAGGTCCATGATTGCCTGCGTGTAGTCGGCCGCCTGGGTGCTCGGCGTCAGCGCATCGGCGATCTGCCACAGCTGTTTTTGAACAGCCGTCTCGCCCGGCCAGCCGGGCACCGCCCGGTGGCGGCACAGCACGCGCTTGACGTTGCCGTCCAGAATCGGCTGCCGCTGTCCGTAGGCCTGCGCCAGGATAGCGCCGGCGGTGGAGCGGCCAATGCCGGGCAGGGCCGACAATGCGTCCAGATCAGCCGGCAGTTGACCGCCGTGTTGGTGGCAAACCTGCTGCGCCGCCCGGTGCAGATTCCTCGCCCGGGCGTAGTAGCCAAGGCCAGTCCACAGATGCAACACCTCGTCCAGCGGCGCCGCGGCCAGGCCGGGCAGGTCCGCGAAGCGCGCCGTGAAGCGCTCGAAGTACGGAATCACCGTCGCCACCTGGGTCTGTTGCAGCATGATTTCGGACAGCCACACCCGGTACGGCGTTCGCGGACGCTGCCAGGGCAGATCGTGGCGACCGGCCAGGCGGTGCCAGGCGAGCAGGCGTACTGCGAATGCAGGCGCGGCTGGCACCGCCG
It contains:
- a CDS encoding acyl-CoA dehydrogenase family protein; its protein translation is MSDDTRQMLLDTLERVLADHCTAERVQAVDAVGFDPDLWQVLEELGFTVAAVSEASGGSALGMADLCALLRLCGRHCAPVPLAESAVLAAWLLAGAGQAVPSGVLAFASANSRDLEITQQNNGLRLHGVLPRVAAARHAASVLVLLERDGQTQVTQLGPQDYRLEPGDNLAGEARDDLHIDTIIATDRMYRAPAGITAASIHERAALARAALMSGALERTLQQSLDYARERKQFGRALAAFQAIQQQLAILAGEVAAACAAVDHAALVADFGVATDEIAVAKIRAGKAAGLACRIAHQVHGAMGFTQEYSLQHATRRLWAWRDENGSEAAWARQFGRRLASAGADALWPLTTASGTAVAD
- a CDS encoding long-chain fatty acid--CoA ligase; this encodes MELNIRLLLQRAAQYFPDNEIVTRLPDGGLHRYTYRDLNERAHRLASRLASLGVRPGDKVATFAWNTYRHFELYFALPCAGTVLHTVNLRLADEHVAYILNHSADTAIFVDPDLLPTLERIADQLKTIKAFVVLADQAPPTSLPNVIAYEDLIRAGDPDFPFNELPERTPAGMCYTSATTGMPKGVLYSHRDIYLHTITECLGDVLDIRERDTILPVVPMFHANAWGLPFAAACMGSKMVLPGERPHAPAILDLIQSERVTFAAAAVSIGIDMITELKRIPRDLSTVRGLMLGGSATPAAVMEFYLKEFDFPIYTAWGSTEMTPLATCVHIRREDLDKPPQAHIPTRIRQGIPCPGTELKVLDDAGNPVPWDDQAVGEIYVRTPWSTTEYYHDDRSRDGFVDGFWKSGDMSAVDANGVLRLVDRAKDLIKSGGEWISSVDLENALMSHPQVREAAVVAAPDAKWLERPCAYVVAQDGSPPTATELRAWLEPRFAKWWLPDHYLVVDAIPKTGVGKINKRALRERVEQDLLQAGAA
- a CDS encoding N-acyl homoserine lactonase family protein, with amino-acid sequence MRGIKIRPLHHGNMHADLELLVTGHPDLMLTKTSHVKNKVWCEVPSFTFLIDHPDGRILFDASIHRHWEDQWLPGYKELAPYDDYTEEQLLENTLKRNQLGPEDIDYVFLSHLHVDHAGNAKLWNNTPSTRMLVHQDEYAAAANMPHDEHFFLRCDYDVPGLRFTTLSGDTEILKDVHAISAPGHTAGTMALMVHLEHAGTVILTSDACYMKDSYDHETGSIISNDLVRWKHSLHKLKMLARAHHACVMPGHDHKLCHEGETPLRAEEKLRIGGSYD
- a CDS encoding LLM class flavin-dependent oxidoreductase, translating into MKFILFYLPSVGTIAQTRKGMAGINSQNYQNMLWQVSEQIKFADRAGFWGAAFTEHHFHIEGIEQSNNPILLDLYFGMQTTRIRLGQMANVLPFHNPLRLAEDLAMLDQMLQGRTFIGFARGYQKRWADVLGQTYGVGGTMSDKSEVDKKNRNLFMEHYEIIKKAWTTDVFNHRSEHWTIPPDNLKFGHKVVDQFGKGQNADGIITEIGIAPKTFQKPHPPIFQPFSFSEDTFRFCAREAIAPFALSTCDETLHDLFTIYREEAAKAGHNFAHGQNIGIFRDALVLDDAAEAHRYAATANGFVWPEWFAPIGFNEAFRKKGQTGKIGPECDYNYLNENGFEFVGNPDQVNRQIENMVKLHNPEYFLMWQYPGPIPHHIQMRNLELWATEILPNWQD
- a CDS encoding exonuclease — protein: MAEIYVSTDIETDGFMPGENSMLSLGSAAYLSDGRLLGTWSANFETLPGAGMDPSTAQFWAQQPLAWEACRRDLRAPAQAMPEYAAWLRALPGRPVFVGYPVTFDFMFVGWYLVRFARDNPFGFSAIDISSFAMAVLGREFRQTTKHHMPREWFDPTLPHTHVALDDALEQGALFMNLLAASRRREATGT
- the msrB gene encoding peptide-methionine (R)-S-oxide reductase MsrB yields the protein MSKEIPKTDADWRARLSPEQYQVCRQKGTERAFTGAYWNDKTPGTYLCAGCGEALFDSATKFDSGSGWPSFWDPANPDAVATEEDHAHGMHRVEVLCAHCGSHLGHVFPDGPQPTGLRYCINSLSLSLEPRGDE
- the thiO gene encoding glycine oxidase ThiO, with protein sequence MAHVTVVGGGVIGLLAARELRAAGLDVSVLDRGQIGRESSWAGSGILSPLHPWRQPDAVQPLSLWSQRAYPDLAATLAAESGIDPQLHVSGLLLPECPDAHVARAWASRWEVPLEELAAAAMRRAEPALAPHASGLLLPQVAQVRNPRLMRALRIALQKAGVVFEEQHEVLGFVQRNDRIVALDTRHGRRSVDVLLVAAGAWSGELLRACGLDLPIQPVRGQILALQTEPGLIRHVVLAEDHYLVPRRDGLLLVGSTVEHSGFDKTPSPGAAVTLRAAAARLVPALAGTPQVAHWAGLRPGSPDGTPYIGRHPQIENVYVSAGHYRSGLTLAPASAALVSALITARQSPVDGAAYCLDRPAVV
- a CDS encoding oxidative damage protection protein, with amino-acid sequence MRTVNCVILGREAEGLDRQPYPGPLGARIFEQVSREAWQTWQAHQTMLINENRLSLIDPEARRFLEQEMEKFLFGDGASKPEGYVPPAD
- the mutY gene encoding A/G-specific adenine glycosylase, whose amino-acid sequence is MAPDSPAVPAAPAFAVRLLAWHRLAGRHDLPWQRPRTPYRVWLSEIMLQQTQVATVIPYFERFTARFADLPGLAAAPLDEVLHLWTGLGYYARARNLHRAAQQVCHQHGGQLPADLDALSALPGIGRSTAGAILAQAYGQRQPILDGNVKRVLCRHRAVPGWPGETAVQKQLWQIADALTPSTQAADYTQAIMDLGALVCTRARPRCADCPVSTDCLARAAGSVADFPQSRPKRQLPQRRACLLLLRREDGSVLLERRPPAGVWGGLWSLPQYEGDQDALVDWCQRQYGLLPGAVRAGEDFVHTFSHFRLHITPLECPVTQASAVLDAPERLWYNPIKPPRLGLAAPVRRLLAV